The bacterium genome has a segment encoding these proteins:
- the sepS gene encoding O-phosphoserine--tRNA ligase — MKLLLLHCDRVEYELTTSTKEAEEIRPEFPRQNSLGECLVVYVTVEERDVSNLDEVVRRAAEEIVKVYDMLAPKRIVLNPYAHLADRIAPPEAATKAMQGLEIALAAYEVLRCPSGWYKRLLVDNKGHPLSVLGRNIDLETLAAPRAERGKEHPVCALNENFRQVFLRLGLNEIINPMIVDEREVYLQYGHEAPLILDRVFYLAGLDRADVGLPESRLRQIRRIIPDFNEVEQLQAILRHFKEGKIEADDFIETLVSRLVIKEREAIEMVDKVFLELKELRPQPSTKTLRSHMTALWYKTLAGLQDRAELPLKLFSIGPRFRREQRQDSHHLYESTSASVVIMDKGYTMEEGREFTMAVMRELGFGEPRFEVKETTSHYYAPGTDTEVMVDIEGREVEIANIGLYSRESLDNYGLRYPVFNLGFGVERLAMIKTGCLDLRNLVCPQFYPEVSLNDEEIAEAIGMEKWPKTEEGRQLVKTLVETALLHKDDIGPVEVNAFEGEFLGHPVRIQIYNWDEGKRMLSLAALNEVYVHKGGLFSLPPKEEGQISPKVPQVFQDAYQGVATGLCFIDLLVNRFVAELEAAATEGKKELALKFKLIKRPSEINIHISDQVYNYIMSKNQKILIGGPIFAGIRCQETAG, encoded by the coding sequence ATGAAACTGCTTCTTTTACATTGCGATCGAGTGGAGTATGAATTAACGACCAGCACCAAGGAGGCGGAAGAGATTAGGCCGGAATTTCCACGCCAGAACTCTTTGGGGGAATGCCTCGTGGTCTATGTCACGGTTGAGGAGCGGGATGTTTCTAACTTAGATGAGGTGGTTAGGCGAGCGGCTGAGGAGATAGTTAAAGTCTACGATATGCTTGCCCCTAAACGGATCGTGCTTAACCCTTACGCCCATCTGGCTGATAGAATCGCTCCACCGGAAGCGGCCACGAAGGCTATGCAAGGTCTTGAAATTGCCCTGGCGGCTTATGAGGTCTTAAGATGTCCCTCCGGTTGGTATAAAAGACTGCTGGTGGATAATAAAGGGCACCCTTTGAGCGTCCTGGGGCGGAATATCGATCTGGAAACCCTGGCCGCTCCCCGGGCTGAAAGAGGTAAGGAGCATCCGGTCTGTGCCTTGAATGAAAACTTCAGGCAGGTCTTTCTTAGATTAGGTCTTAATGAGATCATTAATCCGATGATAGTGGATGAACGGGAGGTTTACCTCCAGTATGGCCATGAGGCCCCCCTTATCCTTGATCGGGTCTTCTACTTAGCCGGCCTGGACCGGGCCGATGTCGGCCTGCCTGAATCCAGGCTGCGTCAGATCAGAAGGATTATTCCTGATTTTAATGAAGTCGAGCAACTTCAGGCCATTCTGCGGCACTTCAAAGAGGGGAAGATCGAAGCAGATGATTTCATTGAAACACTAGTCAGCCGACTGGTTATTAAAGAGAGAGAGGCCATAGAGATGGTCGATAAGGTCTTTCTGGAACTTAAAGAGCTTCGGCCCCAGCCTTCCACTAAGACCTTAAGATCGCATATGACGGCTTTATGGTATAAGACCTTAGCCGGGCTTCAGGATCGAGCCGAACTGCCCTTGAAACTATTTTCTATTGGCCCGCGATTCCGCAGGGAGCAGCGGCAGGACAGCCATCATCTTTATGAGTCCACTTCAGCTTCAGTGGTCATTATGGATAAAGGCTACACGATGGAAGAAGGAAGAGAATTTACCATGGCCGTCATGCGGGAACTCGGCTTTGGCGAACCCCGCTTTGAGGTCAAGGAAACCACCAGCCACTACTACGCCCCGGGAACGGATACCGAAGTGATGGTGGATATAGAAGGCCGGGAGGTAGAGATCGCCAATATTGGTCTTTATTCCCGCGAGTCTCTGGACAACTACGGCCTCAGATATCCGGTCTTTAATCTTGGTTTCGGGGTGGAACGGCTGGCTATGATCAAGACCGGCTGTCTTGATCTAAGGAACTTGGTTTGCCCCCAATTCTATCCTGAAGTGAGCCTGAATGACGAAGAGATAGCCGAAGCCATCGGCATGGAAAAATGGCCTAAGACAGAAGAAGGCCGACAATTGGTTAAAACCCTGGTTGAGACGGCCCTTTTACATAAAGACGATATCGGTCCGGTGGAGGTGAATGCCTTTGAAGGTGAGTTTCTGGGACACCCAGTTAGGATTCAAATCTATAATTGGGATGAGGGTAAACGGATGCTGAGCCTGGCCGCTCTGAACGAGGTCTATGTCCATAAGGGGGGGCTGTTCAGCCTGCCGCCTAAAGAAGAAGGCCAGATTTCCCCCAAAGTACCCCAGGTCTTTCAGGATGCCTATCAAGGGGTGGCTACCGGCCTGTGTTTCATTGATCTTCTGGTCAACCGGTTTGTGGCTGAATTAGAAGCCGCTGCCACTGAAGGAAAAAAAGAATTGGCCTTGAAGTTCAAGCTCATTAAAAGACCCAGCGAGATAAATATCCATATATCTGACCAGGTTTACAACTATATCATGTCCAAAAATCAGAAGATCCTCATCGGAGGACCGATCTTTGCTGGAATAAGGTGTCAGGAGACAGCCGGATGA
- a CDS encoding ABC transporter ATP-binding protein — MNHSSLLKVKNLKKYFPIERGFLRREVGLVKAVDGVDLWLNSGETLGLVGESGCGKSTAARCILRLLTPTTGEVYFEGREIFGLPQTQMRKLRRFMQIIFQDPYSSLNPRQTVESIISEPIRVHRLAKGKARQDKVIELLTLVGLSPDHLRRYPHEFSGGQRQRIGIARALAVSPRLIVCDEPVSSLDVSIAAQIINLLQELKERLRLAYLFISHDLRMVEHISDRVAVMYLGKIVEQARAEDLYREPYHPYTQSLLEAIPKTNPRERRFGKKVLGGDVPNPVNPPPGCHFHPRCPYLMPVCKSEEPTLKEMAPDHFLACHLQKLEAI, encoded by the coding sequence ATGAACCACTCTTCCCTGCTCAAGGTGAAGAACCTAAAAAAATATTTTCCCATCGAAAGGGGATTTTTAAGGCGTGAGGTGGGTCTGGTCAAGGCAGTTGATGGGGTAGACCTGTGGCTTAATTCTGGGGAGACCCTGGGACTGGTGGGAGAAAGCGGATGCGGGAAATCAACGGCGGCCCGATGTATCCTGCGGCTGCTGACGCCTACTACCGGAGAGGTCTATTTCGAAGGCCGGGAGATATTTGGTCTCCCTCAGACTCAGATGCGTAAGCTGCGCCGGTTCATGCAGATTATCTTTCAAGACCCCTACAGCTCTCTCAACCCCAGACAAACAGTAGAGTCTATCATCTCCGAGCCGATCAGGGTTCACCGCCTGGCCAAAGGAAAGGCCAGACAGGATAAGGTAATAGAACTCCTCACTCTGGTCGGCCTCTCTCCTGACCACCTGAGACGATATCCGCATGAGTTCAGCGGCGGCCAAAGACAGCGGATCGGGATTGCCAGGGCTTTGGCCGTTTCTCCCCGGCTGATTGTCTGTGATGAGCCGGTTTCTTCTCTGGATGTATCTATTGCCGCCCAGATTATTAACCTTTTGCAGGAACTGAAAGAAAGATTGAGATTAGCCTATCTTTTTATTTCCCATGATCTGCGGATGGTAGAACATATCAGCGATCGGGTGGCGGTGATGTATCTGGGCAAGATTGTGGAACAGGCCAGGGCGGAAGACCTCTACCGTGAGCCATATCACCCCTATACTCAAAGCCTTTTGGAAGCCATCCCCAAAACTAATCCCCGAGAGCGCCGCTTCGGGAAAAAAGTTTTAGGAGGCGATGTGCCTAATCCGGTCAATCCGCCCCCGGGCTGTCATTTTCACCCCCGCTGTCCCTACCTTATGCCTGTCTGTAAAAGCGAAGAGCCGACCCTAAAAGAGATGGCCCCGGATCATTTTCTGGCCTGTCATTTGCAAAAGCTGGAGGCTATATGA
- a CDS encoding nucleotidyl transferase AbiEii/AbiGii toxin family protein, with the protein MASQNVAGEQTRPPTIDDLIAVCRRLNEEGAEYILIGGFAVNYYGLPRATQDIDLLVKPSEENIARIKKALAFLPDNAVREVNPDDVEKYELVRVADEITIDLLKKACDVTFDNAGIEYFEFKGVCIPIADIFTMIGTKQGIRPQDKEDRAFLLTVLVEES; encoded by the coding sequence ATGGCGTCACAGAATGTTGCGGGGGAACAAACCAGACCTCCCACCATAGACGACCTTATAGCGGTTTGTCGGAGGCTCAATGAAGAAGGGGCAGAGTATATCCTTATTGGGGGCTTTGCTGTAAACTATTATGGACTTCCCAGGGCTACTCAAGATATAGACTTGCTGGTTAAACCTTCCGAAGAAAACATTGCCAGGATTAAAAAGGCCCTTGCTTTTTTACCTGATAACGCCGTAAGAGAGGTAAATCCTGATGATGTTGAAAAATATGAGCTTGTAAGAGTGGCTGATGAAATCACTATAGATTTATTGAAAAAAGCTTGTGATGTAACTTTCGATAATGCAGGCATAGAATATTTTGAATTTAAAGGCGTCTGTATTCCTATCGCCGATATTTTTACAATGATCGGGACAAAACAGGGGATACGACCACAAGATAAAGAAGATAGGGCGTTTCTTCTGACTGTTTTAGTAGAGGAAAGCTGA
- the ispG gene encoding flavodoxin-dependent (E)-4-hydroxy-3-methylbut-2-enyl-diphosphate synthase — protein sequence MERRKTRRVRVGDIIIGGDAPISVQSMTKTDTRDVPATVNQIRQLEEAGCDLVRVAVPDAEAAGVLGKIKKAIKIPLIADIHFDYRLALEAIRQGVDKLRINPGNIKDREKVSRIVQAAKEKGIPIRIGVNAGSVDRSIFISDFAPTSWVPGISDFNSAFPGTHEVGAPSRVPTKWVRHPELLAASAINHLRILEALDFYDTVISVKATSVFETIETYQLLAECVEYPFHIGITEAGPVGYGTVKSSVGIGALLTQGLGDTLRVSLTADPLEEVKVGRAILKSLGLVNEPEIISCPTCGRCQIDLIRIVQEVEQRVEALGQTKPLKIAVMGCVVNGPGEAKEADIGLCAGKGVGMIFRRGESVRKVPEGEMVEALIEEIGSFYPR from the coding sequence ATGGAACGACGCAAGACAAGACGGGTCAGGGTAGGCGACATTATTATCGGCGGGGATGCCCCCATTAGTGTCCAGTCTATGACCAAGACCGATACCAGGGATGTGCCGGCCACCGTAAACCAGATCCGACAACTGGAAGAGGCCGGTTGTGACCTCGTTCGAGTGGCCGTGCCTGATGCTGAAGCGGCCGGCGTTCTCGGAAAGATAAAAAAGGCGATCAAGATTCCCCTTATCGCTGACATCCACTTTGATTACCGCCTAGCCCTGGAGGCCATCCGGCAGGGGGTGGATAAGCTCAGGATAAATCCAGGGAATATTAAGGATAGAGAAAAGGTGAGCCGGATTGTCCAGGCCGCCAAAGAGAAGGGCATTCCTATTAGGATTGGGGTCAATGCCGGCTCAGTGGACAGATCCATTTTCATTTCGGATTTCGCACCCACTTCGTGGGTACCCGGGATTTCGGATTTTAATTCCGCCTTCCCGGGTACCCACGAAGTGGGTGCGCCATCCCGGGTACCCACAAAGTGGGTGCGCCATCCGGAGCTGCTGGCTGCCTCGGCCATTAATCACTTGCGGATACTGGAAGCTCTCGATTTTTATGACACGGTTATCTCCGTGAAGGCCACCTCTGTTTTTGAGACCATAGAGACTTATCAATTGTTAGCCGAATGCGTTGAATATCCCTTTCATATCGGCATTACCGAGGCGGGCCCGGTTGGATACGGCACGGTGAAGTCAAGCGTTGGCATTGGGGCATTGCTTACCCAGGGACTGGGGGACACCTTGAGGGTTTCCCTGACCGCTGACCCCCTTGAGGAAGTCAAAGTAGGCCGGGCTATCTTAAAGAGCCTGGGGCTGGTAAATGAGCCGGAGATTATCTCCTGTCCTACCTGCGGCCGTTGTCAGATAGATCTGATCAGAATTGTTCAGGAAGTAGAGCAGAGGGTTGAGGCCCTTGGCCAGACTAAGCCGTTGAAGATTGCCGTGATGGGCTGTGTGGTCAATGGCCCGGGTGAAGCCAAAGAGGCCGATATCGGCCTTTGCGCCGGCAAGGGGGTAGGGATGATCTTCAGAAGGGGCGAGAGCGTCAGAAAGGTCCCTGAAGGGGAGATGGTTGAGGCCCTGATAGAGGAAATAGGCTCATTTTATCCGAGATGA
- a CDS encoding PAS domain S-box protein, whose product MKNHDKTKDELINELTELRKRLAKLEGERGGTQPDITEKKKAEAALKESEEKFRDLAEESPNMIFINQRGRVVYANRRCEEIMSYKREEFYDPEFDFITLIAPEFRDLIRSNFRRHTEGHEIAPCEYALITKEGKRIEAIITSKLMKYEGENAILGIVTDITQCKKTEEYLKKYRFMVESAHDAIFLKDLESRYIIANNKALEAFGLSREEVIGKNDYELMPNREEAEKNVADDQYVYKTGKPTEVTKHMTGVDGRECWFQAIKVPQFDDKGNITGLVGIARDISKEKRLEKELEKHREHLEDLVKERTEQLKEKVAEMERFIDIAVGRELKMAEMEKETESLRSKGH is encoded by the coding sequence ATGAAAAATCACGATAAGACAAAAGACGAGCTGATAAATGAGCTGACCGAATTGCGGAAGCGACTGGCTAAGTTGGAAGGGGAGCGAGGGGGAACTCAGCCGGACATCACCGAAAAAAAGAAAGCAGAGGCGGCCCTGAAGGAGTCCGAGGAGAAATTCAGAGACCTAGCCGAGGAGTCGCCGAATATGATCTTTATCAACCAGAGAGGCCGGGTGGTCTATGCCAATAGAAGATGTGAAGAGATTATGAGCTACAAAAGAGAGGAGTTTTACGACCCCGAATTTGACTTCATTACCCTGATCGCCCCGGAATTCAGGGATCTAATAAGATCAAATTTTAGAAGGCATACGGAAGGCCATGAGATTGCTCCCTGCGAATATGCCCTTATCACTAAAGAAGGCAAGCGGATCGAGGCCATAATTACGAGCAAACTGATGAAATATGAAGGAGAGAACGCCATACTGGGCATAGTAACCGATATTACCCAATGCAAAAAGACCGAGGAATATCTTAAAAAATATAGATTTATGGTGGAGTCCGCCCATGATGCCATCTTTCTTAAAGACCTGGAAAGCCGCTATATTATAGCCAATAATAAGGCCTTGGAAGCCTTCGGCTTATCCCGAGAAGAAGTGATTGGAAAGAATGATTATGAGTTAATGCCCAACAGGGAAGAGGCCGAAAAAAATGTGGCCGATGACCAATATGTCTACAAAACAGGTAAACCGACTGAAGTTACTAAACATATGACCGGAGTAGACGGGAGGGAATGCTGGTTCCAGGCGATAAAGGTTCCACAGTTTGATGATAAAGGAAATATAACGGGCTTGGTGGGTATTGCCAGAGATATTAGTAAAGAAAAACGGCTGGAGAAAGAATTAGAGAAACACCGGGAACATCTGGAAGACTTAGTTAAAGAGCGCACCGAGCAGCTAAAGGAGAAAGTAGCCGAGATGGAAAGATTTATCGATATTGCGGTGGGCAGGGAGCTGAAGATGGCTGAGATGGAGAAGGAGACAGAGTCGCTGAGGTCTAAGGGGCATTGA
- a CDS encoding ATP-binding protein, which translates to MYSRLIQPPQDKSFFLFGPRGTGKTTWVRSSFPEAVYLDLLEAELFNDLLANPQRLANFIPKDFNDWVIIDEVQKIPELLDEVHRLIEKEKRKFILTGSSARKIRQKGPNLLAGRALTYALHPLTASELKKYFDLDHSVRYGQLPCVYTESDPKGYLESYVRTYLEEEVRQEGLTKNLGAFYRFLEAASFSQGSVLNISSVARECAVQRKVVENYFSILEDLLIAYRVPVFSRKAKRRLAAHPKFYFFDAGVYRTLRPAGPLDMPEEIEGAAFETLLFQELKAINAALGLGYKIYYWRTSNNMEVDFVLYGDKGILAFEVKRRKKVSNSMLRGLRSFLADYPMAKAYFVYGGERRMREAEIEIIPMSDILKELPVRLKAEDF; encoded by the coding sequence ATGTATTCCAGATTGATTCAACCACCCCAGGATAAGAGTTTCTTTTTATTTGGGCCGCGGGGAACAGGAAAAACGACCTGGGTAAGGTCATCTTTTCCTGAGGCGGTTTATTTAGACTTATTAGAGGCGGAACTTTTTAATGATCTTCTGGCTAATCCCCAGAGACTGGCTAACTTTATCCCTAAGGATTTTAATGACTGGGTCATTATTGATGAGGTGCAGAAGATCCCGGAGCTTTTAGATGAAGTTCATCGCCTGATCGAAAAAGAGAAGCGCAAATTTATCCTGACCGGTTCCAGCGCCCGAAAGATAAGACAAAAAGGTCCCAACCTATTGGCCGGCAGGGCCTTGACCTACGCTTTGCATCCGCTTACCGCCTCAGAGCTTAAGAAGTATTTTGACCTGGATCATTCGGTAAGGTATGGGCAGCTTCCCTGTGTTTATACTGAATCAGACCCTAAGGGGTATCTGGAGAGTTATGTCAGGACTTATCTGGAAGAAGAGGTGCGGCAGGAAGGATTAACCAAAAACTTAGGGGCATTTTACAGATTTCTGGAAGCAGCCAGCTTCTCCCAGGGCTCTGTCCTTAACATCTCCTCCGTGGCGAGGGAGTGCGCTGTCCAGCGAAAGGTGGTGGAGAACTATTTCTCCATATTAGAGGATTTACTTATTGCTTACCGGGTGCCTGTTTTTAGCCGGAAGGCCAAGAGGAGATTAGCGGCTCATCCCAAATTCTATTTTTTTGATGCGGGTGTCTATCGGACCTTAAGACCGGCCGGGCCGCTGGATATGCCTGAGGAAATCGAAGGGGCCGCCTTTGAAACCCTCCTTTTTCAGGAGCTTAAGGCCATCAATGCCGCCCTGGGCCTGGGCTATAAGATATATTACTGGCGGACATCCAATAATATGGAAGTTGATTTTGTCCTGTATGGCGATAAAGGGATTTTGGCCTTTGAGGTTAAACGGCGCAAGAAAGTCTCAAACTCAATGTTAAGAGGGTTGAGGTCTTTTCTGGCGGACTATCCTATGGCTAAGGCTTATTTTGTTTACGGTGGAGAACGCCGCATGAGAGAGGCGGAGATTGAGATCATTCCTATGAGCGATATCCTTAAAGAACTCCCTGTAAGGCTGAAGGCTGAAGACTTTTAG